The DNA segment GCTGTTTGTCAATGGATTGCCAAAGTGGATGCATATTCCAGTTTAATGTCAGTGTGAGGGTTCGTCTTCATAGTCCAGACTGATATCCAGGGCCAGTGCTGAATGGGTCAGTGCTCCCACCGATATTTGATCAACGCCTGTTGCCGCGATATCCGCAACCGTTTGCAGAGAAACTCCTCCAGACGCTTCGGTGATGGCACGTTTTTGAATTTTTTGTACAGCCTGTTTCAATTCTTCACAACTCATGTTGTCCAGCAGAATAATGTCTGCGCCTCCAGCCAGAGCGTCATCAATCTGTGATAACAGATCCACTTCCACTTCAATGCGCATGGTATGGGGGATGCTCGCACGAGCCTTCAGGATGGCATCCTTCAACGGAACTCCATGCTGTTTGAGCATAGCCAGATGATTGTCCTTGAGCATGACCGCGTCTGACAGATTGAATCTGTGATTGTGCCCCCCTCCTGACCGAATGGCATATTTTTCAAGATAGCGCAATCCCGGAGTGGTTTTGCGTGTATCGACAATATGTACGGTGGGTGATCCCTTACGGGCTTCCTGGACATAATTCCAGGTCAGTGTGGCAATGCCGCTGAGACGTTGCAGGAAATTCAGCGCTACCCGCTCTGCCTGAAGCAAGGCACAGGCATTTCCTGAGACAGACGCCAGCAAGGTTCCCGGAGGATTCCAGTTGCCATCTTTCTGAAACGCTATCCAGTGCGCATCAGGATCCAGCATCAGAAATGTGTCTCTGGCAATATCAAGTCCTGACACCACACCGGGCTTTTTCTGATGAATGACAAAGGATCCTGTCCAGGAAGGATCTATGGTGCTTTGTGTGGAAAAATCCTGCCATGAAATGTCTTCTTCAAGTGCAGTCTGGATCAAGCGGCGAACATATAATTGATGCATGGAAATCACCTGCCGGGGTTAGAAATATCAGGATGCCCAGTCGTAAATCATTTTGATGATGGGGGGGCGTCGAGGGGTATGTTGTTTGGGGAAATCTTCACGATAGTGGGCACCGCAACTTTCTTCTCTTTCAAGGGCGGCCTCCGCCATCAACTGTGCCATGAGTTGAAGCGTTTCAAGTTCGAATACCGCTTTCCCTGATGGTTCGGGATTGGGCAATGAAGCGTCATGCAAACAGTCACACACCATTTTGAGTGACTCAGCCCGTCTTGAAAGCCCCACCTTATCCCACATCATTTTTTTCAGATCAGGGAGTGAAATAAGGGTCGGGGTTTTTGAATAGCGGGGTTGAAGGTATCCGGATGGCTCAGATAAGGACTTTTGTCGCTGGTCTTTTTTCAAGGAACCCACCACTCTCATGGCGAAGACCGCGGCTTCGAGAAGCGAATTGCTGGCCAGTCGGTTAGCTCCATGCACGCCGGTTCTGGTTACCTCTCCACAGGCGTACAATCCGGGAACCGTGGTCCTGCCCCATAAATCGGTGTAGACTCCGCCCATCATGTAATGAGCCACAGGTGTCACAGGGATTTTTTGAACACGAATATCGATCCCGAAATGGAGACAGGTTTTGAAGATGGTAGGAAATCGTTTTTCCAGAGCAATGGTTTCCGCAATCTCTGTCGCATCAAGGAAAATCTGCTGTTTTTCCTGACTCATCTGCTGATAGATGACACGGGACACAACATCTCTGGGGGCCAGATCTCTGAGGGGATGAGCCTCACGCATGAAAGCGTTTCCCCTGGAGTTTCTCAAAACCGCGCCTTCACCACGCAGCGCTTCGGAGATTAGAAAATTAGGTCTGCCGGGAAGATTCAACGCCGTCGGATGGAATTGATAAAATTCAAGATCCATCAATTGTGCTCCACAGCAATAAGCCAGGATCACGCCATCCCCCGTCGCACCCTCCGGATTACTGGTATACTCAAACAAATGCCCGGCTCCACCGGTTGCAAGGACAACCTGGGACGTATGAAGTTCAGACATGTTGCGGGTCATCACATCATAATACAAAACCCCCTGAACACGTTCCCGGTTGCGGAGAATTCGTGTGACCAGAGTGTGTTCCCGTATTTCAATGTTAGGATGTTGCGCCACACTTTGCACAAGTCCACGCTGAATTTCAGCGCCAGTGGCATCACCACCGGCATGAAGGATGCGTTTTACACTATGGGAGCCTTCCATCCCCAACGCATAATTATTATCTTCATCCCTGTCAAACCGGATTCCCAGTTGCTCCAGTGTCTGAATGGCTTTGAAACTGGCTTTGGACAGCACCTGAACCGCCTGTT comes from the SAR324 cluster bacterium genome and includes:
- the nadC gene encoding carboxylating nicotinate-nucleotide diphosphorylase — translated: MHQLYVRRLIQTALEEDISWQDFSTQSTIDPSWTGSFVIHQKKPGVVSGLDIARDTFLMLDPDAHWIAFQKDGNWNPPGTLLASVSGNACALLQAERVALNFLQRLSGIATLTWNYVQEARKGSPTVHIVDTRKTTPGLRYLEKYAIRSGGGHNHRFNLSDAVMLKDNHLAMLKQHGVPLKDAILKARASIPHTMRIEVEVDLLSQIDDALAGGADIILLDNMSCEELKQAVQKIQKRAITEASGGVSLQTVADIAATGVDQISVGALTHSALALDISLDYEDEPSH
- the nadB gene encoding L-aspartate oxidase — its product is MKLKTPLVVIGSGLAGLLSARLAADHMPVILLTKNTIFDSNTQWSQGGIAAVCGKDDSVELHIRDTMIAGSGHCDQQAVQVLSKASFKAIQTLEQLGIRFDRDEDNNYALGMEGSHSVKRILHAGGDATGAEIQRGLVQSVAQHPNIEIREHTLVTRILRNRERVQGVLYYDVMTRNMSELHTSQVVLATGGAGHLFEYTSNPEGATGDGVILAYCCGAQLMDLEFYQFHPTALNLPGRPNFLISEALRGEGAVLRNSRGNAFMREAHPLRDLAPRDVVSRVIYQQMSQEKQQIFLDATEIAETIALEKRFPTIFKTCLHFGIDIRVQKIPVTPVAHYMMGGVYTDLWGRTTVPGLYACGEVTRTGVHGANRLASNSLLEAAVFAMRVVGSLKKDQRQKSLSEPSGYLQPRYSKTPTLISLPDLKKMMWDKVGLSRRAESLKMVCDCLHDASLPNPEPSGKAVFELETLQLMAQLMAEAALEREESCGAHYREDFPKQHTPRRPPIIKMIYDWAS